A section of the Pedobacter sp. HDW13 genome encodes:
- the bamA gene encoding outer membrane protein assembly factor BamA — translation MKRIFQVLILLVLAAPAFAQIRPQGQAPATPSLKVGGLDLDYFSPKEYIIGGTTVTGTQYLDKEVLITLSKLTKGDKIVLPGEATSDAIKTLWAQGLFDDVKLNIEKFVQDSVYFEIEVVERPRLSSIDLKGISKSQRTAIQEKLNDKTGKIVNDNLYNTTSAIVKKYMLDKGFFFTTIDYKTRKDPNAENSVVLEAYIDKGNRVKVQHIDFTGNTEFKSAKLRKYLKNPKQFAWWRFWGSGKFSKEKYEENKVKMIGKMQEKGYLDATLLKDTIYQYNKKRVNIRMDLYEGKKYYVGSVSWAGNAIYPDSILNKVLTIERGDVFSEERLNKKLNGGGENGGDINSLYTDNGYLTFNIDPVKTIRGDTVDVELRMYEGPQYTNNRITLKGNTITNDKVVLREIRTKPGQKFNKSDLIRTIREIGQLGNFDESKTVPTPRPNPADGTVDIEYAVEEKPSDQIELSGGFGGGRIIGTLGLTFNNFSLRNLFNLKAYKPLPKGDGQKLSLRGQTNGKYYQSYSFSFSQPWFGGEKPVSFGVSAFTSLQSNGLSSDNASFQKIRLNGVTVSLGRRLNWPDNYFQLSHAINLQQYILNNYAGYLFSTGTSYNLNLSQEISRDSRDSPIFPKSGSFLRFTIQATPPYSLFNKTNYATASDKEKYRFTEYHKWKFDSQWYQRVVGNLVIKAQAQFGFLGQYNKAVGQSAFERFKLGGDGMQGFDFLQGSELIAMRGYSNNTVIPVGSDPSIAQQSGSPIYTKYVLEARYPVIASQQATAFVLAFAEGGNTWNRFSDFNPFNIRRSVGVGARIFLPIFGLLGIDYGYGFDAIPGLPDANKGQFHFSIAQQLGGF, via the coding sequence ATGAAAAGAATATTTCAAGTTTTAATCCTACTAGTTTTAGCCGCTCCGGCCTTTGCTCAAATACGTCCACAAGGTCAGGCGCCGGCAACCCCCTCTTTAAAGGTTGGTGGCTTAGATCTCGATTATTTTAGTCCAAAAGAATATATCATTGGTGGTACCACTGTGACCGGAACCCAATATTTAGATAAAGAAGTTTTAATTACTCTTTCTAAATTAACCAAAGGGGATAAAATTGTGCTTCCGGGTGAGGCTACGTCTGACGCGATTAAAACGCTTTGGGCGCAGGGATTGTTTGATGATGTAAAACTTAACATCGAAAAGTTTGTTCAGGATTCAGTTTACTTTGAAATTGAAGTGGTAGAGCGCCCGCGTTTAAGCTCTATCGATTTAAAAGGAATCAGTAAATCGCAAAGAACTGCCATTCAGGAAAAGCTTAACGATAAAACCGGTAAAATTGTAAACGATAACTTATACAATACCACATCGGCCATTGTAAAAAAATACATGCTGGATAAAGGCTTTTTCTTTACCACCATTGATTATAAAACCCGAAAAGATCCAAATGCAGAGAACAGTGTAGTTTTAGAGGCTTATATTGATAAAGGTAACCGCGTAAAAGTACAGCATATCGATTTTACCGGAAATACAGAATTTAAATCTGCCAAGCTTAGAAAGTACCTTAAAAACCCTAAGCAATTTGCCTGGTGGCGTTTCTGGGGCTCTGGAAAATTCTCAAAAGAGAAATACGAAGAGAACAAGGTGAAAATGATTGGCAAAATGCAGGAAAAAGGCTATCTGGACGCTACGTTGTTAAAAGATACCATTTACCAGTACAACAAAAAAAGGGTTAACATCCGCATGGATCTTTACGAAGGAAAGAAATATTATGTGGGTAGTGTAAGCTGGGCAGGTAATGCCATTTATCCCGATAGTATTTTAAATAAAGTATTAACCATCGAAAGAGGTGATGTATTTAGCGAAGAGCGTTTAAACAAAAAATTAAACGGTGGTGGCGAAAATGGTGGCGATATCAATAGTTTGTATACCGATAACGGTTACTTAACTTTCAACATCGATCCGGTTAAAACCATTCGTGGCGATACGGTAGATGTAGAACTTCGCATGTACGAAGGACCGCAGTACACCAACAACCGCATTACTTTAAAAGGTAACACCATTACCAACGATAAAGTGGTATTGCGCGAGATCCGTACCAAACCGGGACAAAAATTTAACAAAAGCGATTTAATTCGTACCATCCGCGAGATTGGTCAATTGGGTAATTTCGATGAATCTAAAACTGTTCCAACCCCGCGCCCTAATCCGGCCGATGGTACTGTGGATATTGAATATGCAGTTGAGGAAAAACCTTCAGATCAGATTGAGCTTTCAGGTGGTTTTGGTGGTGGCCGTATTATCGGTACCCTGGGTTTAACCTTTAATAACTTCTCTTTACGTAACCTGTTTAACCTAAAAGCTTATAAACCACTTCCAAAAGGGGATGGACAAAAATTAAGCTTACGTGGACAAACCAACGGTAAATATTACCAATCGTACAGTTTCTCTTTCTCTCAACCTTGGTTTGGTGGCGAGAAACCAGTAAGTTTTGGTGTAAGTGCATTTACTTCACTACAATCAAACGGTTTAAGTTCTGATAATGCTTCATTCCAGAAAATCCGTTTAAATGGTGTAACCGTAAGTTTGGGTAGAAGATTAAACTGGCCAGATAACTATTTCCAGTTAAGCCATGCCATTAACTTGCAGCAATACATTTTGAATAACTATGCAGGTTATTTGTTCAGCACCGGTACTTCTTACAACTTAAACTTATCACAAGAGATTAGCCGCGATTCAAGAGATTCGCCTATTTTCCCGAAATCAGGTTCGTTCCTGCGTTTCACTATTCAGGCTACGCCACCATATTCGTTGTTTAACAAAACCAACTATGCTACGGCATCTGATAAAGAAAAATACCGCTTTACCGAATACCACAAATGGAAATTCGATTCGCAATGGTACCAACGCGTAGTAGGCAATTTGGTTATCAAAGCACAGGCGCAGTTTGGTTTCTTAGGTCAGTATAACAAAGCCGTTGGTCAATCAGCATTCGAGCGTTTTAAATTGGGTGGTGATGGTATGCAAGGTTTCGATTTCTTACAGGGATCTGAGCTAATTGCGATGCGTGGTTATTCAAACAACACCGTTATTCCGGTAGGATCTGACCCGAGCATTGCACAACAATCAGGTAGCCCGATTTATACCAAATATGTATTAGAGGCACGTTACCCGGTTATTGCAAGTCAGCAGGCAACAGCATTTGTTTTAGCTTTTGCCGAGGGTGGTAATACCTGGAACAGGTTTAGCGATTTTAATCCGTTCAACATCAGAAGATCAGTAGGTGTAGGTGCGCGTATCTTTTTACCAATATTTGGTTTACTGGGTATTGATTATGGTTATGGTTTTGATGCTATCCCAGGCTTGCCTGATGCGAACAAAGGACAGTTCCACTTCAGTATCGCACAACAATTAGGTGGATTTTAA
- a CDS encoding cytochrome-c peroxidase — translation MNRVFAALTIVLTGLILFSFQSANFNDDDELSIDSLRKVYSKPTSQWPKPTVDQGAIFQELDELPTSPVDLKNDSVKSVVELGKILFFDPRLSGSNQISCSSCHAPDLHWTDGRQVSIGHDHLSNIRNAPSLENVWFYKRLFWDGRANSLEEQAGSPVAAHNEMHQDMKALPKKLSKIKGYQPYFTAAFGSKEITNKRIFESLATFQRSIVSRRTPFDRFLSKDKKALTDQQLVGLHLFRTKARCINCHNGPFFTDNEFHNDGLTYYGRKYEDLGLYNVTKKAEDVGKFKTPGLRNVMKTAPWFHNGLFPDMDGVMNMYNVGMPNQRVKPEQVNDPLLPKNDKLLKGLKLSIAEKDAVVAFLEALSSPTVLVRVENLPQ, via the coding sequence ATGAATAGAGTTTTTGCTGCGCTTACCATCGTTCTCACCGGATTAATCTTATTTTCTTTTCAATCGGCTAATTTTAATGACGATGATGAACTGAGTATTGATAGCCTGCGCAAAGTATATTCAAAACCAACCAGCCAGTGGCCAAAACCTACAGTTGATCAGGGTGCTATTTTTCAGGAGCTGGACGAACTCCCTACCTCTCCTGTCGATTTAAAAAACGACTCGGTTAAAAGTGTGGTAGAGCTGGGTAAAATTTTATTTTTCGATCCACGTTTATCAGGTTCCAACCAGATTTCTTGCTCGAGCTGCCATGCGCCAGATTTACACTGGACAGATGGTCGCCAGGTATCAATTGGTCACGATCATTTAAGCAATATCCGCAATGCACCTTCTTTAGAGAATGTTTGGTTTTACAAACGCTTGTTCTGGGATGGCCGGGCCAACAGCCTCGAAGAGCAAGCCGGTAGTCCAGTGGCGGCACATAATGAGATGCACCAGGACATGAAAGCTTTACCCAAAAAACTAAGCAAGATTAAGGGATACCAACCTTACTTTACCGCTGCATTTGGCTCGAAAGAAATTACGAATAAACGCATTTTTGAAAGCCTAGCTACCTTTCAGCGCAGCATAGTAAGCAGAAGAACTCCTTTTGATCGTTTTCTGTCTAAGGATAAAAAAGCCTTAACCGATCAGCAATTGGTGGGTTTACACTTGTTCCGCACCAAGGCGCGCTGTATTAATTGCCACAACGGGCCATTCTTTACCGATAACGAATTCCACAATGATGGTTTAACTTATTATGGCCGTAAATATGAAGATTTGGGCTTGTATAACGTTACGAAAAAAGCCGAAGATGTAGGTAAATTTAAAACACCTGGTTTAAGGAATGTAATGAAAACCGCGCCATGGTTCCACAATGGTTTGTTTCCGGATATGGACGGAGTAATGAATATGTATAATGTAGGTATGCCAAACCAGCGCGTTAAACCCGAACAGGTTAATGATCCTTTATTACCAAAGAACGATAAGTTATTAAAAGGTTTAAAGTTAAGTATTGCCGAAAAAGATGCTGTAGTAGCCTTTTTAGAAGCCTTATCGTCGCCAACAGTATTGGTGAGGGTTGAAAATTTACCGCAGTAA
- a CDS encoding DUF6089 family protein: protein MTPNKPLFLILLFLLGGQLVRAQEGEPSWELGLMAGGAGYMGDLNQNNPLQISGFSGGAYVKRNFNQYLGVRLNYTYGQIQAKDSKSNNAQFRERNLQFKTSLNEFSGIVDFNFFNFNIGGGTRQFTPYLFTGAGFVVFKPTVKVDGEKYRLDRLATEGQENGYSNVALTIPYGLGLRYNYKDTWSVFTEIGYRTPFTDYIDDVSGRYPDSPVIRGNGQNQVNLSDPSVNQIGYPGTQRGDFRKRDTYLFVSVGISFTFVSSKCYSF, encoded by the coding sequence ATGACGCCAAATAAACCACTCTTTCTCATCCTCTTATTTCTTTTGGGCGGGCAGCTTGTTCGTGCACAAGAGGGAGAGCCTTCATGGGAGTTGGGTTTAATGGCAGGTGGTGCAGGTTACATGGGCGATCTCAATCAAAACAATCCCTTACAAATTAGTGGTTTTTCAGGTGGGGCCTACGTTAAACGAAATTTCAACCAATATCTTGGGGTTCGTTTAAATTACACCTACGGACAGATTCAGGCTAAAGATTCCAAATCAAATAATGCCCAGTTCAGGGAAAGAAACCTGCAGTTTAAAACATCTTTAAATGAATTTAGCGGAATAGTAGACTTTAACTTCTTTAATTTTAATATTGGTGGCGGAACGCGGCAGTTTACTCCTTATTTGTTTACAGGTGCAGGTTTTGTGGTGTTTAAACCAACAGTAAAAGTTGATGGAGAAAAATACCGCTTGGATAGGCTGGCTACCGAAGGTCAGGAAAATGGCTATAGCAATGTAGCTTTAACCATTCCGTATGGATTGGGATTAAGGTACAACTATAAAGATACCTGGAGTGTTTTTACCGAAATAGGCTATCGTACACCATTTACCGATTATATTGATGATGTAAGCGGCCGCTATCCCGATAGCCCTGTAATCAGAGGAAATGGCCAAAACCAGGTTAATTTATCTGATCCTTCTGTCAACCAAATCGGATATCCCGGTACCCAAAGAGGCGATTTTAGAAAAAGGGACACTTATCTATTTGTTAGTGTTGGCATATCTTTTACCTTTGTATCCTCAAAATGCTATTCCTTTTAA
- a CDS encoding isoprenyl transferase, which translates to MGFKEQIDYSRLPKHIAVIMDGNGRWAKGQGKVRVFGHEQGVLSVKDIVEGCVEVGIEYLTLYAFSTENWNRPKEEVDALMQILISTINNETETLNKNNIKLNAIGNIESLPQACINDLKEAMDKTAHNEKCTLTLALSYSAKWEILEAAKKIAAEVKNDTISLADIDENLFSSKLTTVNIPDPELMIRTSGEHRISNYLLWQMAYTEFYFTDVLWPDFRREDLFEAIVDYQKRERRFGKISEQLN; encoded by the coding sequence ATGGGATTTAAAGAACAAATAGACTATAGCCGCCTGCCAAAGCACATTGCCGTAATTATGGATGGCAATGGAAGATGGGCAAAAGGCCAGGGAAAAGTGCGGGTTTTCGGACATGAGCAAGGTGTACTTTCTGTAAAAGATATTGTAGAAGGTTGTGTTGAGGTGGGGATTGAATACCTTACACTATATGCTTTTTCAACCGAAAACTGGAACAGACCCAAAGAAGAAGTAGATGCTTTAATGCAGATTCTGATTTCGACCATCAACAACGAAACCGAAACACTTAATAAAAATAATATTAAGCTTAATGCCATTGGCAATATCGAATCGTTACCGCAAGCCTGTATCAACGATTTAAAAGAAGCCATGGACAAAACTGCCCACAACGAAAAATGTACCTTAACATTGGCGTTAAGCTACAGTGCCAAGTGGGAGATTTTAGAAGCAGCCAAAAAAATTGCTGCTGAAGTTAAAAACGATACCATTTCTTTAGCCGATATAGATGAAAACCTGTTTTCGTCTAAATTAACAACAGTAAATATACCCGATCCGGAGTTAATGATCAGAACAAGTGGCGAGCACCGGATCAGCAATTATCTGCTTTGGCAGATGGCTTACACCGAGTTTTATTTTACTGATGTTTTGTGGCCGGATTTCAGGCGCGAGGATCTTTTCGAGGCCATTGTAGACTATCAAAAACGCGAACGCCGTTTTGGTAAAATTAGCGAGCAATTAAACTAA
- a CDS encoding DUF4876 domain-containing protein, producing MRKLLFILFLATAALTACKKYQGNVTGIHPVKYQVIASYASEDLGKLLPKAKIEVTFKSAKNGLIQKYITKSDGIVSLDSISPGVYDISASIKIPSTDYTALTGEKVDKEVVFNASEKSKTITVEDNQQIELKLISGSTGPWVIKQIYYAGSNTTTGASFRDQFIEIYNNTDSVLYADSLYIAEALGVQNFTSTNIYRQNNSQYDWSKSQGMPTGIDANNGYIYTRALLMIPGTGKQYPIKPGESIVLAQTAINHKAPFTGSDGKTVTVRDPSLTIDLSGADFEAYYAPFLAKPLASDIDNPSVPNVDVLSYSGTDLIFDNPGRMGYVIFKNTGIIDIKKLPQYPYPTIAPPTSNTDKYYQIPIDLIIDGVEVQPSSAASRVPKKLGATLDALYTYAPNGAYSSQSVIRKTESIVNGRRILKDTNNSAEDFDFLPLAAPRAFK from the coding sequence ATGAGAAAATTATTATTCATATTGTTTTTGGCTACAGCAGCTTTAACTGCTTGTAAAAAATATCAGGGAAATGTTACAGGAATCCACCCGGTAAAATACCAGGTGATTGCTTCATATGCCTCAGAAGATTTAGGAAAGTTATTGCCAAAAGCTAAAATTGAGGTTACATTTAAGAGTGCTAAAAATGGCTTGATTCAAAAATACATCACTAAAAGTGATGGCATCGTTTCGCTTGATTCCATTTCCCCCGGTGTTTATGACATATCAGCTTCTATTAAAATCCCATCAACAGATTACACCGCTTTAACTGGAGAAAAAGTAGATAAGGAAGTGGTTTTTAATGCCTCAGAGAAATCGAAAACCATTACAGTAGAAGATAATCAACAAATTGAGCTAAAACTGATTTCAGGCTCTACCGGACCATGGGTAATTAAGCAGATTTATTATGCGGGTTCTAATACTACAACTGGCGCGTCATTCCGCGATCAGTTTATAGAAATATATAACAATACAGATTCAGTTTTATATGCAGATAGTTTATATATAGCTGAAGCCTTAGGCGTCCAAAATTTCACTTCAACTAATATATATAGACAAAACAATAGTCAGTATGACTGGAGTAAATCACAAGGCATGCCAACAGGTATAGATGCGAATAATGGCTACATATATACCAGAGCATTATTAATGATTCCAGGCACAGGAAAACAATACCCTATTAAACCGGGTGAAAGTATCGTGCTGGCTCAAACCGCAATAAATCACAAGGCTCCGTTTACTGGTTCTGACGGAAAAACAGTTACCGTAAGAGACCCTTCTTTAACTATAGATTTAAGCGGAGCAGATTTCGAAGCCTATTATGCTCCCTTTTTGGCTAAACCATTAGCATCGGACATTGATAACCCAAGTGTTCCAAACGTTGATGTATTATCATATAGTGGAACAGATCTCATTTTCGACAATCCAGGCCGGATGGGTTACGTAATTTTTAAAAATACAGGTATTATAGACATTAAAAAATTACCTCAGTACCCTTATCCCACAATTGCACCGCCAACATCAAATACTGATAAATATTACCAAATTCCAATTGATTTGATAATTGATGGAGTGGAAGTACAGCCGAGTAGTGCTGCCTCACGTGTTCCAAAAAAATTAGGCGCTACATTGGATGCGCTATACACCTATGCGCCCAATGGCGCATACTCTTCGCAATCAGTAATTAGAAAAACAGAAAGTATTGTGAATGGAAGAAGGATTTTGAAAGATACCAACAACTCTGCTGAGGATTTTGACTTCTTACCACTCGCAGCTCCGAGGGCTTTTAAATAA
- a CDS encoding DUF6850 family outer membrane beta-barrel protein, whose product MKNTILYMLLVFSSVLTAYGQKDDTQTSSVKNKLFSADSTLFAAYDFAKSSPFYIKKLMPATYNNLSIGHNFEKGHLMRAQNATKINNTFLSTEGISQLKSISIWGQFSYSRTVEDSVAFAHQTLNNLANPYYYGSVKNVSYQRTIYNLKTLASKNILSDNLPIGLGANYRIGDHYSTNDPRGEINDYQLNLVSTLGYNITKKLTIGTAYRIGYGTEKTNVAYKNNSLNQGRVSPEFTNYLINGYGEPEESNTNRTIQSNQTRSGIDAYLTYDSENIGDFNFSYQTSKEKQKFDYRSNSGITKFIDFNLVSENYHLFWLKHLALNSLSADFNYQTNKGDNYLNNYLANSYLFSNNIISIKGRYTLKKNQYTHNFGLGLSKYEERKQDGVAGNDIRFNQLNYSLSYGINHQNKNNHNWGISVTGLYNQYLDSDFNVLLANEGVFTRNVIYYDYAYNTSSKFGANLTGDYSIPMFKQIQAGIKVGLNYWRRDDLKDFGRVLTSAPGKDRFSSNISLNLYF is encoded by the coding sequence ATGAAGAATACGATTCTATATATGCTTTTAGTTTTTAGTTCTGTACTTACGGCGTATGGCCAGAAGGATGACACACAAACTAGTAGCGTAAAAAACAAATTATTCTCTGCTGATTCAACGCTCTTCGCAGCATATGATTTTGCAAAATCAAGTCCTTTCTACATCAAGAAATTAATGCCGGCAACTTATAACAACTTAAGCATCGGTCACAATTTCGAAAAAGGACATTTAATGAGAGCACAAAATGCAACAAAAATTAATAACACCTTTTTAAGCACAGAAGGAATTTCACAGTTAAAATCAATTAGTATATGGGGGCAATTTTCATATAGCAGAACAGTTGAAGATAGTGTGGCATTTGCTCATCAAACACTAAATAATCTGGCAAATCCATACTATTATGGTTCAGTTAAAAATGTCAGTTATCAAAGAACGATTTACAACCTAAAAACTTTAGCAAGTAAGAATATTCTAAGCGACAACTTACCTATTGGATTAGGTGCCAATTATAGAATTGGCGATCACTATTCTACTAACGATCCAAGAGGTGAAATAAATGATTATCAATTGAATTTAGTTAGTACACTTGGATATAATATCACCAAAAAATTAACAATTGGTACGGCTTATCGAATTGGATATGGTACCGAAAAAACTAATGTTGCTTATAAAAACAACAGTCTCAATCAAGGAAGGGTAAGTCCTGAATTCACTAATTATCTCATAAACGGATATGGAGAACCGGAAGAATCCAATACCAATAGAACGATTCAAAGCAATCAGACCAGAAGTGGTATAGATGCATACTTAACCTATGATTCAGAGAATATCGGTGATTTTAACTTTAGCTACCAAACCTCGAAAGAAAAGCAAAAATTTGATTACAGATCCAATAGCGGAATAACTAAATTCATAGATTTCAACTTAGTTAGTGAGAACTACCATCTTTTTTGGTTAAAACATTTGGCTTTAAATTCTCTAAGCGCGGATTTTAATTATCAAACTAATAAGGGGGATAACTACCTTAATAACTACCTGGCTAACAGCTACCTTTTTAGCAACAACATTATCTCTATAAAAGGTCGCTATACGCTAAAGAAAAATCAGTACACCCACAATTTCGGTTTAGGCCTAAGTAAATATGAAGAACGTAAACAAGATGGTGTTGCTGGTAACGATATCAGGTTTAACCAACTCAACTATTCATTAAGCTACGGCATAAACCACCAGAATAAAAACAACCACAACTGGGGAATTAGTGTAACCGGATTGTATAATCAATATCTTGACTCTGACTTTAATGTACTTTTGGCGAATGAAGGTGTATTCACCAGAAATGTAATTTATTACGATTACGCCTACAATACAAGCTCAAAGTTTGGGGCTAACCTTACAGGAGATTATAGCATACCCATGTTTAAGCAAATCCAGGCTGGAATTAAGGTTGGACTTAACTATTGGAGAAGAGATGACCTAAAGGATTTTGGGAGAGTATTAACAAGTGCGCCCGGCAAAGACCGTTTTTCTTCCAATATCAGCTTAAATCTTTATTTTTGA
- a CDS encoding OmpH family outer membrane protein, which produces MKKYLFIAFLICTSFGAFAQKFAYVDTEYILKHLPEYKSALSQLEVASKQWQQQVDQNFSEIDRMYKAYQADQVLLTDDMRKRRENEIIEKEKQAKEFQRSKFGPDGDLFQSRSKLIKPIQDKVADAIKQIAKSKYLDFIFDKSSEATMMIYASSSYDVSNDVIVKLGYKPGTVNN; this is translated from the coding sequence ATGAAGAAATATCTTTTTATCGCATTCTTAATTTGCACTTCTTTCGGTGCTTTTGCACAGAAGTTTGCTTACGTAGACACGGAGTATATTTTAAAACATTTACCAGAATATAAATCCGCTTTAAGCCAGTTAGAAGTTGCTTCTAAACAATGGCAACAACAGGTAGATCAGAACTTCTCAGAAATTGACAGGATGTACAAAGCTTACCAGGCAGATCAGGTTTTATTAACCGACGATATGCGTAAGCGCCGCGAGAACGAAATTATTGAAAAAGAAAAACAGGCTAAAGAATTTCAACGTTCTAAATTTGGCCCTGATGGAGATCTTTTTCAGAGCAGAAGTAAACTGATTAAGCCTATACAGGATAAAGTTGCAGATGCCATTAAACAAATTGCAAAATCTAAGTATCTGGATTTCATTTTTGATAAGAGCAGTGAAGCAACCATGATGATTTATGCAAGCAGCAGTTACGACGTAAGTAATGATGTAATTGTAAAATTAGGTTACAAACCGGGGACTGTAAATAATTAG
- the murI gene encoding glutamate racemase gives MQGNAPIGIFDSGYGGLTVFRSIADQLPDYNYIYLGDNARSPYGDHAFDTIYKYTLECVEWLFAKGCRLVILACNTASAKALRTIQQRDLPAKYPDRRVLGVIRPTAEVIDQYTTTKQVGVMGTRGTVNSQSYLLEINKFFPDIQVYQQSCPMWVPLIENNEHLQSGADFFIQEYCNQLLSQSAGIDCVLLACTHYPLLMPKLKTVLPAHMNVLAQGDIVAASLVDYLKRHPEIEEKLGRQGERHFYTSGDPAAFDEHASIFFGEALKSNKM, from the coding sequence ATGCAAGGTAACGCCCCAATAGGTATTTTCGATTCAGGTTACGGAGGTTTAACGGTATTCCGTTCAATTGCCGATCAGTTACCCGATTACAACTACATCTATTTAGGCGATAATGCCCGTTCACCCTATGGCGACCATGCTTTTGATACCATTTATAAATATACTTTAGAGTGTGTAGAGTGGCTTTTTGCAAAAGGTTGCCGTTTGGTAATCCTGGCCTGCAATACGGCTTCAGCTAAAGCGCTTAGAACCATTCAACAACGCGATTTGCCTGCCAAATATCCTGATAGGAGGGTGCTAGGCGTAATCAGGCCTACAGCCGAGGTAATCGACCAGTATACAACAACCAAGCAGGTAGGTGTAATGGGCACCAGGGGAACCGTTAATTCGCAATCGTATCTGCTAGAGATCAATAAATTTTTCCCCGATATACAAGTATACCAGCAAAGCTGCCCAATGTGGGTGCCGCTCATCGAAAACAACGAACACCTGCAGTCTGGGGCCGATTTTTTTATTCAGGAATATTGTAATCAATTGCTTAGCCAATCGGCCGGTATCGATTGTGTGCTGCTGGCCTGTACACACTATCCTTTATTAATGCCTAAACTAAAAACGGTACTTCCGGCTCATATGAACGTTTTGGCGCAGGGCGATATTGTGGCTGCCAGTTTGGTAGATTATTTAAAAAGACACCCTGAAATCGAAGAAAAACTAGGTAGACAAGGCGAAAGGCATTTTTATACCAGTGGCGATCCTGCAGCGTTTGATGAACATGCCTCTATATTTTTTGGCGAAGCACTGAAATCGAATAAAATGTAG
- a CDS encoding OmpH family outer membrane protein yields MRKLINVFFVTAGLLFTANMANAQQKLGHINSEEVFANLPDAKAAQTTLETLGKQKQADIDAMIKEYQTKLKNAQDKEKTLSEANKEAVGKELQVAGQELQDLEKRITDARTKASQDIGTKQGELFQPIQAKVATAISAVAKEKGLAYVFDIANGQGGNNLVFWEGGDDITAAVKTKLGITATAAKPAAPKK; encoded by the coding sequence ATGAGAAAGTTAATTAACGTATTCTTTGTAACAGCAGGTTTATTGTTTACAGCGAATATGGCAAATGCTCAACAAAAATTAGGGCACATTAATTCTGAAGAGGTATTTGCAAATTTACCTGATGCTAAAGCAGCTCAAACAACTTTAGAAACCTTGGGTAAACAAAAGCAAGCTGATATTGATGCAATGATCAAAGAATATCAGACAAAATTGAAAAACGCACAAGACAAAGAAAAAACTTTAAGCGAGGCTAACAAAGAAGCTGTAGGTAAAGAATTACAGGTTGCTGGTCAGGAATTGCAGGATTTAGAGAAACGTATCACTGATGCACGTACAAAAGCTTCACAAGATATCGGTACTAAACAAGGTGAGTTATTCCAGCCAATCCAGGCTAAAGTTGCAACTGCAATTTCAGCTGTAGCTAAAGAAAAAGGTTTAGCATATGTTTTCGACATCGCAAACGGACAAGGTGGTAATAACTTAGTTTTCTGGGAAGGTGGTGATGATATCACAGCTGCAGTTAAAACTAAATTAGGTATTACAGCAACTGCTGCAAAACCAGCTGCACCTAAAAAGTAG